Within Rothia sp. ZJ932, the genomic segment TCAATCTCTGTTACAGGTTGTCCTTGCAAGTAGCTAAGAAATACCCCGGCATCCAGCACTCGAGTACCCAGCAGCATGGAGGCAGCCAGCGTCCCTACACATAAAACCGCAGCGCACAAACTCAGCACCGGGTAGCCTGGGGCGACAAACGCTATTCTCCTCAAGTGCGGTCTAGTTTTCGTTCTCATACATACCCTTAGAAAAGGCCCACCGCCTCACCCTGATCTCTCAGGGGGCAGTGAGCCTTATAAAACTGTGCAGTGTTAGGAAGCGTTGCGAGTGTTTTTGATAGCCTTCGACATACGATCCAGCACGTCGGTCTCGTTCACTGCCCACATCAGTGACAGCGGTGAGGTTGCAGAAAGGGCAAGACCGAAGGTCTTATCGGCTTCAAAGACCACTGCGTCGTTCTTGATTGCGGGCATCTGTGCAAACAAATCGTTGCTCTTAACCTTCTCGATCTCGTCTTCAGTATTCACCCACGCCCAGACAACATCCGCCTCAACCTGATCCATGACCTCAGCTGAGACATTGACAAAGAAGCTGTCAGCAGAACCCTCATTTTCTTTGATGTAAGGAGCTAACTCCATGCCCATGAGACTGAAGAAACGCGGACGCGCGTCTATTGAGGTATAGGCACCGAAAGTGTTCTGTTCGAGGTCAAAAGCGCCAGCGATAAAGGTTGCGCCCTTGAAGTTCTCGTACTCGGCTGCTTTTTGGATAAGAGCTTTTTCGGTGTCTTCAATGAGTTTTGCGGCTTCATTTTCTTTACGCAGCATTTTGCCAGCCATTTCTACGGTCTGCTGCCATGATGCCGCCCATGGTCCTACGCCTTCAGGTGCGGGCACAACGGGGGCAATAGCTGAGAGCTTGTTGTAGATTTCCTGGCTCATATCGCCGTAGGGAGTGAAGATTGCGTCGGGGGCGAGCTTGGCAAGTTCGGTGTAGTTCGGGCCGTCGGTCTCATCGTAGCGGGTGGGTTCTTCTCCACCGAGTTCAGCAAGTTTAGCGTCGAACCAGGGGGTGGAGTTGTTCTCATTGTTACCCCAGGTCACTAAAGGGGCACCTACAGGCACTACGCCGAGGGCTAGTACCGCGTCGGGGTTCTGCCAGTTCTGAACAATGGCGATTTTCTGGGGCACTGCATCGAATGTTGTCTCACCGTAGGCATGCTTGATGGTGTAGCTACCACCCTCAGTTTTTTCCGCTGAAGAAGGCGCTCCGCCGGTAGATCCTGTTGAGCATCCTGCAAACAGGGTTGATGCGACGGTTGCAGCAGCGGCCTTCAAAAAGGTGTTGCGTGAGATGGTGACCATGGGTAGAAAACTCCTCAAAAACGCACAGAAGTGTACTGTATTAAAATTAAGGCAAACCTTACTTACCTATTAGACTACCCTGAGTTCTTCATTTTACCAAGTTTTTTATGACCTAATTCAATCGAGGGATTCCCTAATGCTCCATCCCTGATCGAGCAGTTGCTGCCTGAAGATGGGGGCGGTGGTGTAGGCGAACTGCTTAGAGACATGATTATCGTCCATGTAAACAACCACGTTACCAACCACGGCGGGGCAGAAACCGTCAGGGCAGTATGAGTCCGTGAGATCAACGTGGTAGATGTTCGGCAGACCGCTAAGACCCGCGATTGCTGCGTTGGTGGGAGCCAACTTATTTTCCAGAGGCTCACCACAGCCACTGTAATTCAGCATGTTTTCTTCGTAGCATGTGAACATGTTCTGCACGAAACGGGGGTTATCGCGCAGAGCAATGAAGTTGCCTCCGGCTGCGGTTACCTGGCGAGCGACATTATCCAAACCGCGCACGAACTGCTCATCACCAGATGCGCTGCTGCTACGGGTAGACACGGCCACCACGTTGTCAGGGCGAAGCCCTGCAATAGTTTTGAGCGCTTCAGCGTTGAATTCTTTACAGCTGGGGGTGTTCTCTGGTCCTGCCACCGAGAAACTCTCTGCGGGGATGGTGAAACGACAACCGGGGCGCAGCATCACGATGAGGTTGCTCCCCTGGTTCTCAGCAAATTCACTCACCATGGGCAGGGCGTGGTGGGCATGCGAATCTCCCACCATCACGGTCAGCGGCGCATCAACATCACCACCGTACATAGCTGCCCAGCAGTCACGCTCGCCATCGGAGTTCTCCAGCAAAGGATTGGGGGCAAACCCCGGGTAGATCGAGCTACAGCTACCCTGCAAGGCAATACGCTGCTGGTCCACAGTGTAGGGAATCGGTTCTTCGCGGTAGATTGCATTGGGGTCAGTATTGAGGGCACCGGGGAACATATCAGACCCCGCCATAGCTTCGTATTCGCTACGTGCGTCTGCCCGTTCCTGCACTGCGTAAGCTGATGCGGTGACAGTGCCGCCCACAGCAGCCAGGCAGGCAAGCACTGTTGAGATAGGGCGCGCCCAGGGATTGTTGGTGCGGTACTTCTCAAATTTTGCACGACGAGTGCTAGGGGGGGCAGTACGCGCTTTAGAGTCTTTACCGCCTCGCAGTGGCTGTTCGATGAATCGGTGCAGACACCATGCCAGAGCAACAGAGATCAGAATAATAATGAGACCGTCTAGCCATCCAGCTTGAGTTTTGTTGGCTACCGCTGTGTAGAGAATCAGCAAGGGCCAGTGCACGAGGTAGAGACCGTAAGCTGATTCACCAATCCATAGAAGAGGCTTGGAAGATAATAGGCTATCGACACCAGCTTTAGAGCCGGTATTACCGGCAAGCATGACCAGTGCCGCCGAGAGAATAGGCCACAGTGCCATATACCCAGGAAAGCCCGTTTCAACCGGCAAAATCATGCCGGCTGAGGCCAGCCCAATAACACCGACCCAGCCCATGATAATGCGCAGGGCTTTGGGGGCTTTCCACAGCATGGTCGCCATGGCGATCAGCGTTCCTGCGGCGAACTCCCACAGGCGAGCGCGGGTATCAAAGTAGGCAAAAGTCTGCTGGGTATTCGTGGAGATAACCGACCAGGTCAGAGAGGCGACGAATACTGTGCCGAATACCAGCGCGGTTGAGCCCATCAGGTTGAACCGTAGCTTACGTACCATGAGCGCCACGCTGGCAAAGAGGATGGGCCAGAGGATGAAGATCTGCCCCTGCATTGATAGCGACCAGAAGTGCTGGAAAGGGGTTTTGCGGGTGGCGTCTTGCTGGTAATAGTCAACAGCGTTGAAGGCTAGGTGCCAGTTTTGGTAGTAGAGCAAAGAAGCTTTAGCGTCTTCTACCAGACCCATGTGGCGCGAGAAAGGCAAAATGAGCAAGGACGCTATCAGTGTCAGAATGATGGCGACACCGGCAGCTGGCATCAGGCGCTGGAAGACATGCGCCCAATACTTTACGAGTTGTAGGGGCTTGTGCTCATTGATTTTGCGTAGGGAAGACAGCGAGAGCAAGAAAGCTGATACCAACAAGAAGACATCAACACCGCCTGATACTTTACCGAACCAGACGTGATACATGACTACGAGTAGAACCGCGAGGGCGCGCAGACCTTGAATTTCGGGGCGGAACCCGCGAGTTTCAATATAGGTGCCGAGGGGTTTCTTACTTCGAGACGTTTGTGCTGAAGATGCCATGTGTTTCCTGTGTGCTTTCACTGTACCTCGTGTGAGTCGCAAAGACCCCTAAAAGCGAAAAACCCCGATTCTCGTTTCTCGTGCGAAACGGGAACCAGGATTTCCACCGTGAAAGAGCCCCCTACCGGATTCGAACCGGTGACCCCCTGTTTACAAGACAGGTGCTCTGGCCAGCTGAGCTAAGGAGGCGAGCTTTGCGCCCTCACAATACTACAGAATTTTAGGCTCTCATGCACTATTGCACGCATCACGATATTGTAGTGGAAAGTATTATCTGCCGGGTGGCAATGGCTGCGATAAATTCTTCGTCATGGCTGGCGCAGATGACGTTGCCACCGTGGGCGGTGAATTCTCCGATCAGTGCCAGTAGCCGCTCGGTGTCATAGGCATTGAGGGAGGCACTGGGTTCATCAAGTAGCAGCACTGAGGGCTGAGGCGTTAGAGCGCAGATGGTCGCGAGCATCTGTTGTTGCGAGAGGGTTAGGTCATAGGGGTTGGCGCCCAGTTCTTCACCGAGCCCTGCCGCTTCACACAGGGCGTGTGTGTAGGAGGGGTCAGCTGCGCGTCCTGCCCGCACCTCGTCAGCAACACTGGTGGTGAGTATTTGGTAGCGGGGGTGCTGCGATGCCAAGCTAACACGCTGTACACGTTCGGGCGGACGCAGCGCAGCCACTTCCTGCCCAGTGACAGTGACCTGCCCACCATAGGTGGGGAGTAGACCCGCTAGGGTACGTAGAAGGGTGGTTTTGCCGCTGCCGTTTTCACCGCGTACTACGAGAACCTCCCCATCGCTCGTGGTGAGGCTGATTTTCGTGAGTAGCTGTTGGTGCGGGGACAACCGTTTACTTTGCCCTGAACGGGGGTGGTAGAGGTCTAGGTTTGCTTTCAGCGTGGCTGGTTCAATCTGCCAGGGTACAGTGGGAGTCTCTACGGTTTTCATGGGGGATCCGGTATCAATCACCTCGGTGGCAGTTTCTAGCTCGTCCGCGCCGCAGCGGGTGGGTGTGCTCCACATGATGTCGTGGGGGTAGGTCGAGAAAGCACTCAGTACCTGTTGGCGACCATTCGCGTCCAATCCCTGCAGGGGGTGTTCCAGCAGCAGGGGTGCATCCCCCAGTGCCAGTAGGGCGGCGATGGCTACTCGCTGGGTTTGGCCGCCAGAGAGCTGCAGGGGGTTACGTTCTAATACATCTTCAATGCCCAAAGTACGTGCTGCGGTAAGAACCCGAACTTGCATATCTTCGCGGGCAACCCCGCGGTTCTCCAAGCCAAAAGCTAATTCTTCGGCAACAGTTTCTGCCGCTCCGCTGATATTCGCAGCGGGTGATTCCCCAGCGCGTAGGGCGTGGGGATGGCATTCTAAGAATTCTTGAACGTGTTGAGCGTTGTTATCCCCGCGTAGCAGTATACGTTTCATAGCACCACCGCCGCGCAGATTAGAGCGGACGCGCCCACCAGTACCGCGCGCAGATACTGCTGAGCGCGAGTGTCGACAAAGACCAGGTAGCTGGTGCGCGCCGTTTTATTATCAAGGCCGCGTTGGGCAATTGAGTGGGCACGATCTTCGTGTTCAAGAAGCATGAGGTTCACCAGTGTTCCCAAACTTTTGATTCCGAGGGAAATTCTTTTGAGCAGGGTCGAGTCATCGAGCCCGCGACGAATCTGCCCTTCGCGGATAATGCGGATGTAGCGTCCCAGCAGTGCCGGGGCGTTAAGTGAGGTGACGAGAATATAGACCAACCGTGCCGGGAGCTTCCAGCTGGTCAGTGCCCATCGTAAAGCACCCACGCTGTTGGGTAGGGAGATTAGGGCAATGGCAGCGGCGAAATTGAGGATTTGCAGGGCAAATTGGGCACCGTATGCGATGCCTTCAGCACTGATTGCGAAGCGTATCCAGGGTGCCGGCACCCACTGGGCGTAGATGGTGCCCGCACCGGGGTAGCTAACTGTTTGAATAATAAAGGCGGTGAGGGCAACCGGGCCTACACCCCACAGAACATAACGCAGAAGTTTTGACCCGTGCCCGGTAGCCAGTAGCGGGGTCACCAGTACCACCAGTAAAACTGTTCGTAGCGATAAAGGTAGGGGTAGCAGGGCTAGCGGAGTCGCTGCCAGCCCTGCAACAATCCACGTCTTGGGATTTATACCATTGGTTAGGTTCATGCGCGAGAGAAACGAGCCTTTACGCGCTGGGGAATGCCCAGCCCCAGAAGGAAGACAATGAGGAACACTACGCCCTTATCGATGGCGTCAGAAAGAACAGCTTGCAGGGTGGTTGCTGCAAAGAGTGACTGCCCCGTTGCCTGCAAGGTTGCAACCAGCGAACCGGTGCCAACACCCATGCCACCACCGTATACGTAGGCAGCTACAGGGGCGCCAACAAAGCCCGCGATGATGCCCACTAGGACGCCGCTCATGAGGGTGCGCCACCAGCTGCTAAATACGCCCGCGCGTCCGAGATAGCCAGCTAGTAAACCGATCAGGGCAGCACCGGCTGCAAAAGGAATGGTGGTGGGGTTAATGGTCAGACCCCACGCAAGGTTAGTGACCGCACCTGTGGTTGCACCAGCCGCAGGACCTGCGAGGTAACCAATCAAAACGGTTGCAACGGTATCCATGTACAGGGGAATGGGTGAGAGGCCCACGATTTGCCCCAGCACAATATTGATGGCGGCAGCAAAAGGGATAAGAGCAATGATGGTTAGCGGAATGCGCTTGAGATTACCAATCACCAGCAAGATAGCACCGATCATGTAGCCCGCGACCAGAGGCAAGACGACGGTTCCTGATGATGCTTCCTGCTGACCTCTGTATGAGAAAAGAGTCCACAGGTAGGTTGCAGCCATGAGAAGGGTGCCGATAACGACGAGAACGTTGTCGAGGGTGCTGTGAGTATTACCGAGGCGCGCAGTAGCTGCGTGCCTCTGCCCAGAGGTTGATGTCATTTCTGTGATTTTTCCGTGTGTTGCTTGGCTATGCGGCAAAGGCTGCGCGCACAGTTGAGATGAAGTGGTCAAAAAATTCGGGTGGACGCGTGCCGGTAAGTACCTGCGCGTTTGGTTGGCGTTCCCAGCGCCCCAGCCAGTCCGCGATGGTCTGGCCGCGGGTGAGGGTACCGTCAAGCTCCACATCTATCGTGGTGGAGGTCGCTTGCCCCAGCTTGAGCGCGGTAGTGTCGCCTAAGCGAGCCAGCGCTGAGTTCACCGCCAAAGCGGTCACAAAGGGGTCGTGAACATGGGCGATATACCCCAGTCCGTCCCCTTCGTGGAACTCCATATAAAAACGCAGTGCCTCATTGGCGGCATCAAGGATGCCAGTAGGAGCCTGACCTGCGTCTCCGTGTACCAGCTGCTGTCTGTACTCAGCAGTCATCACGATGCTTTCCGTTGCATCCAGTGGGCAGATAACCGGGTGGTGTTCCAGCCCAGGACGCGAGTAGGCATCTAGAACCCGATGCAAAGCCTCAGGGTCAGAGTGTACGTTCCACTCTGTAGTGGGCATAGTATTGCCTCGGTGGTTGAGAGCCCCGCCCATAATGTGTATGGAACGCAGCTTACGGGGAAGCTCCGGGTCTAGTTCAAGTGCCAAGGCAAGGTTGGTGCTGGGTCCTAGAACCACCGCGTCCACCTCATGCAGGTGAGCGTTGACGGTCTCTACCCATAGGTGCGCTCCCCCACCGTGAGTCTTACCGGTATGTGTATCTTGATCTGGCAAG encodes:
- a CDS encoding ATP-binding cassette domain-containing protein — protein: MKRILLRGDNNAQHVQEFLECHPHALRAGESPAANISGAAETVAEELAFGLENRGVAREDMQVRVLTAARTLGIEDVLERNPLQLSGGQTQRVAIAALLALGDAPLLLEHPLQGLDANGRQQVLSAFSTYPHDIMWSTPTRCGADELETATEVIDTGSPMKTVETPTVPWQIEPATLKANLDLYHPRSGQSKRLSPHQQLLTKISLTTSDGEVLVVRGENGSGKTTLLRTLAGLLPTYGGQVTVTGQEVAALRPPERVQRVSLASQHPRYQILTTSVADEVRAGRAADPSYTHALCEAAGLGEELGANPYDLTLSQQQMLATICALTPQPSVLLLDEPSASLNAYDTERLLALIGEFTAHGGNVICASHDEEFIAAIATRQIILSTTIS
- a CDS encoding ABC transporter substrate-binding protein, yielding MVTISRNTFLKAAAATVASTLFAGCSTGSTGGAPSSAEKTEGGSYTIKHAYGETTFDAVPQKIAIVQNWQNPDAVLALGVVPVGAPLVTWGNNENNSTPWFDAKLAELGGEEPTRYDETDGPNYTELAKLAPDAIFTPYGDMSQEIYNKLSAIAPVVPAPEGVGPWAASWQQTVEMAGKMLRKENEAAKLIEDTEKALIQKAAEYENFKGATFIAGAFDLEQNTFGAYTSIDARPRFFSLMGMELAPYIKENEGSADSFFVNVSAEVMDQVEADVVWAWVNTEDEIEKVKSNDLFAQMPAIKNDAVVFEADKTFGLALSATSPLSLMWAVNETDVLDRMSKAIKNTRNAS
- a CDS encoding histidine kinase, with amino-acid sequence MTSTSGQRHAATARLGNTHSTLDNVLVVIGTLLMAATYLWTLFSYRGQQEASSGTVVLPLVAGYMIGAILLVIGNLKRIPLTIIALIPFAAAINIVLGQIVGLSPIPLYMDTVATVLIGYLAGPAAGATTGAVTNLAWGLTINPTTIPFAAGAALIGLLAGYLGRAGVFSSWWRTLMSGVLVGIIAGFVGAPVAAYVYGGGMGVGTGSLVATLQATGQSLFAATTLQAVLSDAIDKGVVFLIVFLLGLGIPQRVKARFSRA
- a CDS encoding energy-coupling factor transporter transmembrane component T yields the protein MNLTNGINPKTWIVAGLAATPLALLPLPLSLRTVLLVVLVTPLLATGHGSKLLRYVLWGVGPVALTAFIIQTVSYPGAGTIYAQWVPAPWIRFAISAEGIAYGAQFALQILNFAAAIALISLPNSVGALRWALTSWKLPARLVYILVTSLNAPALLGRYIRIIREGQIRRGLDDSTLLKRISLGIKSLGTLVNLMLLEHEDRAHSIAQRGLDNKTARTSYLVFVDTRAQQYLRAVLVGASALICAAVVL
- a CDS encoding acyltransferase family protein, whose amino-acid sequence is MASSAQTSRSKKPLGTYIETRGFRPEIQGLRALAVLLVVMYHVWFGKVSGGVDVFLLVSAFLLSLSSLRKINEHKPLQLVKYWAHVFQRLMPAAGVAIILTLIASLLILPFSRHMGLVEDAKASLLYYQNWHLAFNAVDYYQQDATRKTPFQHFWSLSMQGQIFILWPILFASVALMVRKLRFNLMGSTALVFGTVFVASLTWSVISTNTQQTFAYFDTRARLWEFAAGTLIAMATMLWKAPKALRIIMGWVGVIGLASAGMILPVETGFPGYMALWPILSAALVMLAGNTGSKAGVDSLLSSKPLLWIGESAYGLYLVHWPLLILYTAVANKTQAGWLDGLIIILISVALAWCLHRFIEQPLRGGKDSKARTAPPSTRRAKFEKYRTNNPWARPISTVLACLAAVGGTVTASAYAVQERADARSEYEAMAGSDMFPGALNTDPNAIYREEPIPYTVDQQRIALQGSCSSIYPGFAPNPLLENSDGERDCWAAMYGGDVDAPLTVMVGDSHAHHALPMVSEFAENQGSNLIVMLRPGCRFTIPAESFSVAGPENTPSCKEFNAEALKTIAGLRPDNVVAVSTRSSSASGDEQFVRGLDNVARQVTAAGGNFIALRDNPRFVQNMFTCYEENMLNYSGCGEPLENKLAPTNAAIAGLSGLPNIYHVDLTDSYCPDGFCPAVVGNVVVYMDDNHVSKQFAYTTAPIFRQQLLDQGWSIRESLD
- a CDS encoding nucleoside hydrolase, which translates into the protein MSRMKLLIDCDPGIDDLLALTYAVAHPTVDIVGIIASGGNVTTEQVARNVRGILTLTEASHVPWELGAENPLAQVLTTTPETHGPQGTGYAHLPDQDTHTGKTHGGGAHLWVETVNAHLHEVDAVVLGPSTNLALALELDPELPRKLRSIHIMGGALNHRGNTMPTTEWNVHSDPEALHRVLDAYSRPGLEHHPVICPLDATESIVMTAEYRQQLVHGDAGQAPTGILDAANEALRFYMEFHEGDGLGYIAHVHDPFVTALAVNSALARLGDTTALKLGQATSTTIDVELDGTLTRGQTIADWLGRWERQPNAQVLTGTRPPEFFDHFISTVRAAFAA